One Lucilia cuprina isolate Lc7/37 chromosome 4, ASM2204524v1, whole genome shotgun sequence DNA segment encodes these proteins:
- the LOC111687710 gene encoding ras-related GTP-binding protein A: MKKKVLLMGKSGSGKTSMRSIIFANYIARDTTRLGATIDVEHSHVRFLGNLVLNLWDCGGQEGFMQQYFASQRDNIFRNVEVLIYVFDVESRELERDVHYYQSCLEALLQNSPDAKIFCLIHKMDLVAEEQRETLFKDREDDLIRLSRPGNVTCFRTSIWDETLYRAWSSIVTMLIPNVAALENSLTHFANVIEADEVLLFEKATFLVISHCQSKKNRDSHRFEKVSNIIKQFKLSCSKLGGKFLSIEVRNSAFAAFIDTFTSNTYVMVVMSDPTIPSEATLVNIRNARKYFEELENPNSNAVNHHQYH; the protein is encoded by the exons atgaagAAGAAG GTATTACTTATGGGCAAAAGTGGTTCGGGTAAGACCAGTATGCGTTCCATTATATTTGCCAATTATATAGCAAGAGATACTACACGTTTGGGTGCCACCa tcGATGTGGAGCATTCTCATGTTAGGTTTTTGGGTAATTTGGTTTTGAATCTGTGGGATTGTGGCGGACAGGAAGGTTTTATGCAACAATATTTTGCCTCACAACGTGATAATATCTTTCGTAATGTAGAGGTTTTGATTTATGTATTTGATGTGGAAAGTCGTGAATTGGAAAGGGATGTCCACTATTATCAATCGTGTTTGGAAGCCTTGTTGCAG aATTCTCCCGATGCCAAAATCTTTTGTTTAATCCACAAAATGGATTTAGTGGCAGAAGAGCAAAGAGAAACTTTATTCAAAGATCGAGAAGATGATTTAATACGTTTAAGTCGTCCTGGTAATGTAACTTGCTTTAGAACCAGCATATGGGATGAGACCCTATACAG AGCCTGGTCAAGCATAGTAACTATGCTTATACCCAATGTGGCCGCTTTAGAAAACTCTCTTACACATTTTGCCAATGTCATAGAGGCGGATGAAGTACTACTCTTCGAAAAGGCCACCTTTTTGGTTATTTCTCATTGTCAGAGTAAAAAGAATCGTGATTCTCATCGTTTTGAAAAGGTTtccaatataataaaacaatttaaattaagttgttCGAAATTGGGTGGTAAATTCCTGTCCATAGAAGTACGCAACAGTGCCTTTGCTGCTTTCATTGATACATTTACTAGCAACACGTATGTGATGGTTGTTATGTCGGATCCCACTATACCCTCGGAGGCCACATTGGTTAATATACGTAATGCTCGTAAATATTTTGAGGAATTAGAAAATCCCAATAGTAATGCTGTTAATCATCATCAATATCATTGA